Proteins from a genomic interval of Paenibacillus lentus:
- the groES gene encoding co-chaperone GroES — protein sequence MIKPLGERVLVEPIEQEETTAFGIVLPDTAKEKPQEGKIVAVGSGALKDGVRVPLEVKEGDRVLFSKYAGTEIKYEGKEYLIMKESDIHAIVG from the coding sequence ATGATCAAACCTTTAGGTGAACGTGTACTGGTAGAACCGATTGAGCAAGAGGAAACGACGGCATTTGGCATCGTGCTGCCAGACACAGCGAAAGAAAAGCCGCAGGAAGGTAAAATCGTTGCCGTAGGCAGCGGAGCTCTGAAGGATGGGGTGCGTGTTCCATTGGAAGTGAAGGAAGGCGACCGCGTACTGTTCTCCAAATATGCGGGAACAGAAATTAAATACGAAGGTAAAGAATACTTAATTATGAAGGAAAGTGACATCCACGCTATTGTGGGTTAA